A window of the Rubeoparvulum massiliense genome harbors these coding sequences:
- a CDS encoding DUF951 domain-containing protein: MERKEFQLHDIVEMKKPHPCGTNAWEVIRMGMDIRLKCTGCDHRVMLPRREFEKKMKRVIISASPNDQ; encoded by the coding sequence GTGGAGCGCAAAGAGTTCCAATTGCATGATATTGTTGAGATGAAAAAACCACACCCATGCGGCACCAATGCTTGGGAGGTGATTCGGATGGGTATGGATATACGATTAAAATGTACAGGCTGTGACCACCGTGTGATGCTTCCCCGTCGTGAATTTGAGAAAAAGATGAAGCGTGTCATCATTTCTGCATCACCTAACGACCAATAG
- a CDS encoding DUF554 domain-containing protein produces the protein MILTGTLVNTFAIIIGSLIGIRFQGIPNRMKESIMQGIAICVIVIGLQMALDSNNILLVIISIVIGTLLGEYWRLEDGLNGWGNRVEKHWNTHFGQSEITQGFITATLLYCVGSMAILGAMQGGLSQDHHLLYTKSILDGITSILLSSTLGIGVLLSAFPVLIYQGSIAILAFIFGTWLPTNLEAGIITGITNVGGIMIIALGSNMLGVSKVRVSNMLPALLFIALFQVILEMFPIFSK, from the coding sequence ATGATTCTAACAGGAACCCTAGTCAATACATTTGCAATAATCATTGGAAGTTTAATAGGCATACGCTTTCAAGGAATTCCTAATCGGATGAAAGAATCCATCATGCAGGGAATTGCAATTTGTGTTATCGTCATTGGCCTCCAAATGGCATTGGATAGTAACAATATCCTTTTGGTTATCATCTCAATCGTCATTGGCACCTTATTAGGAGAGTACTGGAGATTGGAAGATGGTTTAAATGGTTGGGGAAATAGAGTGGAGAAGCATTGGAATACTCATTTCGGTCAAAGTGAAATCACACAGGGTTTTATCACTGCTACACTTCTTTATTGTGTAGGTTCAATGGCTATCTTAGGTGCGATGCAAGGAGGACTAAGCCAAGATCATCACCTGCTATATACAAAGTCCATTCTTGATGGCATTACCTCAATTTTATTATCTTCTACATTGGGTATCGGTGTGTTATTATCGGCCTTTCCTGTTTTGATATATCAAGGGAGCATTGCCATTCTTGCGTTTATATTTGGAACCTGGCTCCCGACCAACCTAGAAGCAGGGATCATCACAGGTATTACCAATGTCGGTGGAATTATGATTATTGCCCTTGGTAGCAATATGTTAGGTGTATCAAAAGTACGAGTTTCCAATATGCTACCAGCCTTATTGTTTATTGCTCTCTTCCAAGTTATCCTAGAGATGTTTCCTATTTTTAGTAAGTAG
- a CDS encoding ParB/RepB/Spo0J family partition protein — protein MSKRLTGLGRGLDALLPSIEDEHVIDVKIDELRPNPYQPRKHFTQDAIEQLATSIKEHGVIQPLIVRKSIKGYEIVAGERRWRASRQAGLSTVPAIVKDLDDRKMVEIALIENLQREDLNAIEIAEAYQQYMKQFALKQDEVAQRVGVSRSHVANYLRLLQLPLVIQEALAANKLTMGHAKALAGIKDEQVLVKMADRCIEEGWTVRICEEIVQQFIADVPRGTKNKKAKKESKDVFVKDLEEQLRNYFGTSVLIRQGKKHGKIEIQYYSQEDLSRILQLLQKD, from the coding sequence ATGAGTAAACGTCTCACTGGTCTAGGACGAGGCCTTGACGCATTGCTTCCCTCAATAGAGGATGAACATGTGATAGATGTAAAAATAGATGAATTACGGCCCAATCCCTATCAACCACGGAAGCACTTTACACAGGATGCTATCGAACAGTTAGCAACTTCCATTAAGGAGCATGGTGTAATCCAGCCATTAATCGTCCGTAAGAGCATTAAAGGATATGAAATTGTAGCAGGTGAACGGCGGTGGCGTGCTTCACGGCAAGCCGGTCTCTCGACAGTGCCGGCAATTGTTAAAGATCTAGACGATCGAAAGATGGTAGAGATCGCTTTGATCGAAAATTTGCAGCGTGAGGATCTCAATGCAATTGAAATTGCTGAAGCTTATCAGCAATACATGAAACAATTCGCTTTAAAACAAGACGAGGTTGCTCAACGAGTTGGAGTGAGTCGGTCACATGTAGCCAATTATTTACGCTTACTTCAATTACCCCTTGTTATTCAAGAAGCGTTGGCAGCTAACAAACTTACTATGGGACATGCAAAGGCGCTCGCAGGGATTAAGGATGAACAGGTATTGGTGAAAATGGCCGATCGTTGCATTGAAGAGGGCTGGACGGTTCGTATATGTGAGGAAATTGTTCAACAGTTCATTGCCGATGTTCCACGTGGAACAAAAAATAAAAAGGCTAAAAAGGAAAGCAAGGATGTATTTGTAAAGGATCTTGAAGAACAGCTTCGAAACTATTTTGGAACTTCCGTGTTAATACGACAAGGAAAGAAGCATGGCAAGATAGAAATCCAGTATTACTCACAAGAGGATCTGTCGCGTATACTTCAATTACTCCAAAAAGACTAA
- the noc gene encoding nucleoid occlusion protein yields the protein MKDHISRLLGFSDAKQIERPEQETIHELPVDRIVPNPYQPRTVFDDEKLNELCQTIKTHGIIQPIVVRTIGTDSYELIAGERRLRATKKLGFPTIPAIIRQYNDTQTASIALIENLQREGLTAIEEALAYQKLLQIHGLTQESLAQRLGKGQATIANKLRLLRLPETIQEAILERKITERHARALLPLQEEELQLKLCNEIIDNHYNVKQTEQRVEQILERTDKAKPARPKRISYSRDMRLAINTVRQSLDMVRKNGLSLEAEEADVGDYYQFVIRIPKAQVK from the coding sequence ATGAAAGACCATATCTCAAGGCTATTGGGCTTCTCAGACGCGAAGCAAATCGAACGTCCTGAGCAAGAAACCATTCACGAATTGCCTGTTGACCGTATTGTGCCTAATCCATATCAACCACGGACTGTTTTTGATGATGAAAAACTGAATGAATTATGTCAGACCATCAAAACCCATGGGATTATTCAACCCATTGTAGTCCGCACCATCGGCACTGATTCATATGAATTAATTGCAGGGGAACGGCGATTACGTGCAACCAAAAAGCTTGGTTTTCCCACAATTCCAGCCATTATTCGTCAATATAATGATACGCAAACAGCTTCCATTGCTTTAATTGAAAATTTGCAGCGGGAAGGGTTAACGGCCATCGAAGAAGCATTAGCCTATCAAAAGCTATTGCAAATCCACGGTCTTACCCAGGAGAGCCTTGCTCAACGATTAGGCAAAGGCCAAGCAACCATTGCAAATAAACTTCGTCTCCTTCGTCTTCCTGAAACAATCCAAGAAGCTATTTTGGAGAGGAAGATTACAGAACGTCATGCTCGGGCATTACTACCACTTCAAGAGGAAGAACTGCAATTAAAGTTATGCAATGAAATTATTGATAACCATTATAATGTTAAACAGACTGAGCAACGCGTAGAGCAAATCCTCGAAAGAACAGACAAAGCAAAACCAGCTCGCCCAAAACGCATCTCCTATTCACGTGATATGCGACTCGCTATCAATACGGTCCGTCAATCTCTTGATATGGTTCGTAAAAATGGCCTTAGCTTAGAAGCAGAAGAAGCTGATGTGGGAGATTACTATCAATTTGTGATACGGATTCCTAAAGCGCAGGTCAAATAA
- a CDS encoding YkvI family membrane protein — translation MNIAWFNRGIQLGMLIVGTTIGAGFASGKEIWEFFTIYGQSSWIGILIAHALLIVTTMIILELSRLHRTTSYRDLLKLILPPALVKLMDGLIFIYLFMVTIVMIAGSGAIGVTWGYGSWIGVWFMVLAVIFILFFQMNGILSMNLFLIPILIIVMLWIILEALMINEKIIPFSFLSLPYWPSAITYAGLNLIPLFAVLSTMGNSIQQRREIYVAGGVAGVGLTLISLLLNIALSQQASLVVESEIPLLTLLNNPTWLVLVCISSILWFAMYTSAVSNLYGMITRIESWLGWPSVYLGTFILLLMVPFTSWGFGHLVEYAYPIYGVLNLFLLAILLLQALQAFSKKS, via the coding sequence GTGAATATCGCTTGGTTTAATCGGGGAATACAGCTAGGAATGCTCATTGTTGGAACAACAATTGGTGCAGGGTTCGCCTCAGGCAAGGAGATTTGGGAGTTTTTCACGATCTATGGTCAGTCAAGCTGGATTGGAATATTGATTGCACATGCTTTATTAATCGTAACAACCATGATCATTCTTGAACTAAGTCGTTTACATCGAACAACAAGCTACAGAGACTTGCTAAAACTGATCCTTCCACCTGCACTTGTAAAACTAATGGATGGGCTAATTTTTATCTACCTTTTCATGGTAACCATTGTGATGATCGCTGGGAGCGGAGCCATTGGTGTTACATGGGGATATGGTAGTTGGATCGGTGTATGGTTCATGGTACTAGCTGTAATCTTCATTTTATTTTTCCAAATGAATGGCATTCTATCAATGAATCTATTTCTCATTCCAATCCTAATCATTGTGATGCTTTGGATCATACTTGAGGCGTTAATGATCAATGAAAAAATCATTCCCTTTTCATTTCTCTCATTACCATACTGGCCTTCAGCTATTACCTATGCGGGTCTTAATTTAATTCCGCTCTTTGCTGTTCTTAGTACCATGGGAAATAGCATTCAACAAAGAAGGGAAATCTATGTAGCTGGTGGGGTTGCTGGAGTGGGATTGACATTGATTTCTCTTCTATTAAATATTGCGCTATCGCAGCAGGCCTCATTGGTAGTAGAAAGTGAAATTCCTTTACTCACTCTGTTAAATAATCCTACCTGGCTTGTGCTTGTATGTATTTCCAGCATATTATGGTTCGCGATGTATACGAGTGCAGTAAGCAATCTTTACGGGATGATTACACGAATTGAGTCTTGGCTAGGGTGGCCATCAGTCTACCTTGGTACATTCATTCTGCTTCTCATGGTTCCTTTTACGAGCTGGGGGTTTGGCCATTTGGTAGAATATGCGTATCCCATCTATGGAGTATTAAATCTCTTCCTCTTAGCTATCCTATTACTACAAGCATTACAGGCTTTTTCGAAGAAGTCATGA
- the fdhF gene encoding formate dehydrogenase subunit alpha, with translation MGEPIKREVRTTCSYCGTGCGLIVEVEDNKIIKIRGDKEAPVNHGMTCIKGAFAYGYTQAETRLTQPLVRRMGKLVPVSWDEALEEVASKLQSTKAKYGADSIGMFACARATNETNYVTQKFMRAVVENNNIDGCNRTUHAPSVAGLATIYGSGFPTNSLDCIEKTDVLLLMGSNTSEAHPIIANRMKRAKKKGMTMIVVDPRETEMATSSSLHLPLKVGTDIALLNAMMNLIIQNDWYDKQWVGKHTEEFERLRQRVEPYTLAHAAAITGLQEEQIAEATRLYAQAKDAMIAYTLGITEHHCGVNNVFAIGDIALLTGHMGKEGNGIIPLRGQNNVQGAGDMGCLPNQLPGAIPLGNIEARLRFEEHWGRPIPPENGRTQTQMLERIESGEIHFLYIIGENPLMADVHMHHTEKTLEKLDFIVVQDLFLTETAAMADVVLPARSWGEVEGTYTNTERRVQRVRPLIDPLPGTKDDWQILCELAQRLGYSMEYQNSEEIWEEVRMLATHLYGGMSYERLDREGGLQYPCPTLDHPGTVFINEYLQQEEAQQKARFVPVEFTPPAELPDEEYPFMLTTGRRYELYNTNTQTAYYPPNLKRRQLEETCDMHPDDAEKLGIAEGDWVQVSSRRGKVSVKAKVTKQVQPGLIFMSFHFREVPTNRLTLDVFDPIAGTAEYKACAVKIEPLRSTVEVE, from the coding sequence ATGGGAGAGCCAATCAAACGTGAGGTCCGTACCACATGTAGCTACTGTGGGACAGGCTGTGGTTTGATAGTCGAAGTAGAGGATAACAAAATTATCAAGATACGTGGGGATAAGGAAGCACCTGTTAATCACGGCATGACCTGTATTAAAGGTGCATTTGCTTATGGCTATACCCAGGCGGAGACCCGCCTCACTCAACCGCTGGTTCGCAGAATGGGAAAGCTTGTTCCTGTCTCCTGGGATGAAGCGTTGGAAGAAGTGGCTTCAAAGCTCCAAAGCACCAAGGCGAAGTATGGTGCTGACTCCATTGGCATGTTTGCCTGTGCACGCGCTACTAATGAAACAAATTATGTCACACAAAAGTTTATGCGTGCGGTTGTAGAGAACAACAATATTGATGGCTGTAACCGTACCTGACACGCTCCTAGTGTTGCCGGTCTGGCAACAATTTATGGCTCAGGATTTCCAACCAATTCACTAGATTGCATTGAAAAAACAGATGTACTTTTACTGATGGGGTCAAATACCTCAGAGGCCCACCCCATTATTGCCAATCGGATGAAACGTGCCAAGAAGAAGGGGATGACCATGATCGTGGTTGATCCTCGTGAAACTGAGATGGCCACAAGCAGCTCTCTCCATCTACCACTTAAAGTGGGAACAGATATTGCATTACTCAATGCGATGATGAACCTGATTATTCAAAATGATTGGTACGATAAGCAATGGGTAGGCAAGCATACTGAAGAGTTTGAACGGCTTCGTCAAAGGGTAGAACCTTATACTTTAGCACATGCTGCAGCCATTACTGGACTACAGGAAGAGCAGATTGCTGAAGCTACACGTCTCTATGCTCAGGCAAAAGATGCCATGATTGCATATACCTTAGGGATAACGGAACATCATTGCGGTGTAAACAATGTGTTCGCCATCGGAGATATCGCCCTCTTAACAGGACATATGGGTAAGGAAGGTAACGGGATCATCCCGTTGCGTGGTCAGAATAATGTACAAGGTGCAGGAGATATGGGATGCCTTCCTAATCAATTGCCAGGGGCCATCCCACTTGGTAATATTGAAGCGCGTCTTCGCTTCGAAGAGCATTGGGGTCGTCCCATCCCGCCGGAGAACGGCAGAACACAGACACAAATGTTGGAGCGCATTGAATCTGGTGAGATTCATTTCCTTTATATCATTGGTGAAAACCCACTAATGGCAGATGTGCATATGCACCATACCGAAAAAACATTAGAAAAACTAGATTTTATTGTGGTACAGGATCTCTTTTTGACCGAAACAGCTGCAATGGCAGATGTGGTTCTGCCAGCTCGTTCATGGGGAGAGGTAGAGGGAACCTACACCAATACCGAACGGAGGGTACAACGAGTTCGACCACTAATTGATCCGCTTCCCGGGACCAAGGACGATTGGCAAATTCTCTGTGAATTAGCGCAACGACTTGGCTATTCAATGGAGTATCAAAATAGTGAGGAGATCTGGGAGGAAGTACGGATGTTGGCTACTCATCTTTATGGTGGGATGAGTTATGAACGTCTAGACCGTGAAGGTGGATTACAGTATCCCTGTCCTACATTGGATCATCCTGGTACCGTCTTTATCAATGAGTATCTTCAACAAGAAGAGGCTCAACAAAAAGCACGCTTTGTCCCTGTAGAGTTTACGCCTCCAGCGGAACTGCCTGATGAAGAGTATCCTTTCATGCTGACGACAGGCAGACGCTATGAGCTCTACAACACGAATACACAGACTGCCTACTACCCACCCAACCTAAAACGACGTCAGCTGGAAGAGACCTGTGACATGCATCCTGATGATGCGGAGAAGCTAGGTATAGCTGAGGGCGATTGGGTACAGGTAAGCTCACGACGTGGCAAGGTATCAGTTAAAGCGAAGGTGACTAAGCAGGTACAACCAGGATTGATTTTTATGAGCTTTCACTTCCGTGAAGTGCCAACAAATCGGCTTACCTTAGACGTATTTGATCCTATTGCAGGCACCGCAGAGTATAAAGCATGTGCTGTAAAGATTGAACCTCTACGTTCTACGGTAGAGGTAGAGTAA
- a CDS encoding potassium/proton antiporter: MSWTDTVILLFALLLLTSTISTKLSFHLGIPSLLPFILIGMLLNHFVYFDNAQLTQLCAIVALIIILFDGGLRTRKEQIRTIWLPATLLSSFGVLITSLITGMAAHYILGLSWLEGMLVGAIVGSTDAAAVFAAFGNTNIRRKITNTLEMESGSNDPMAVLLTLAIIQLLTVPESSWFVMLGFFMKQVLFGLLFGWLFGKITIWLIQHLRLPSSEIYPILALSLAILTYSVTALIDGSGLLAVYLMAIIVGNADIRYKSVIFRFQEGFASMMQMLMFILLGLLVFPAELLQVSWQAILLSLVLMLVARPLSVLICTWGKFFDWREKTFLAWAGLKGAVPIILATYPLLAGIESSRQIFNVVFFIVLTSALVQGTSLQWLAEKLGITEGERKQPTYRLELIAGGKSNVELVEMEVVRGSRAENCTLREITLPNETLITAIVRGDQLIPPTGDTCLKSGDVLYILLPHPRREQVQQLLESKAT; encoded by the coding sequence ATGTCTTGGACAGATACCGTCATACTATTGTTCGCATTGCTATTACTCACAAGTACGATTTCCACGAAACTATCTTTTCATCTAGGGATTCCTTCTCTACTCCCATTCATCTTGATCGGCATGCTCCTCAATCATTTTGTCTATTTTGATAATGCACAGTTAACCCAGCTTTGTGCCATTGTAGCACTAATAATTATCCTGTTTGATGGAGGCTTAAGAACAAGGAAAGAACAGATTCGGACGATTTGGCTTCCAGCTACCTTGCTTTCTAGCTTTGGGGTATTGATTACATCACTTATTACCGGGATGGCTGCTCATTATATCCTTGGCCTATCTTGGCTAGAGGGAATGCTAGTGGGTGCCATTGTCGGTTCAACAGATGCTGCGGCAGTCTTCGCCGCCTTTGGGAACACCAATATTCGGAGAAAAATTACAAACACACTAGAGATGGAATCAGGCTCTAATGATCCCATGGCGGTTCTATTAACATTAGCAATTATTCAATTGCTAACTGTACCAGAATCATCATGGTTTGTGATGCTAGGATTTTTCATGAAGCAAGTATTATTTGGCCTACTATTTGGTTGGCTATTTGGTAAAATAACCATTTGGTTAATTCAACATCTTCGTCTTCCTTCCTCAGAAATTTATCCGATTCTAGCACTATCTCTTGCTATTCTAACCTATAGTGTAACTGCATTAATTGATGGTAGCGGCTTATTGGCTGTTTATTTAATGGCGATTATTGTGGGAAATGCTGATATTCGCTATAAATCCGTGATCTTTCGCTTTCAAGAGGGATTTGCAAGCATGATGCAGATGTTGATGTTTATTCTTCTAGGTCTACTTGTTTTCCCTGCGGAATTACTCCAAGTCTCTTGGCAAGCCATCCTGCTTTCATTAGTATTGATGCTCGTTGCAAGGCCACTAAGTGTATTAATCTGCACCTGGGGTAAATTTTTTGATTGGAGAGAGAAGACTTTTTTAGCATGGGCAGGTTTAAAAGGTGCTGTTCCTATTATTTTGGCCACCTATCCACTCTTAGCGGGGATCGAGTCAAGCCGCCAAATCTTCAATGTGGTCTTTTTTATTGTCTTAACCTCTGCATTAGTACAGGGTACTAGTCTTCAGTGGCTAGCTGAAAAATTAGGGATCACAGAAGGGGAGCGAAAGCAGCCAACATATCGACTGGAACTGATCGCAGGTGGTAAGTCGAATGTAGAGTTGGTCGAGATGGAAGTGGTACGAGGGTCACGTGCAGAGAATTGTACACTACGAGAGATCACACTACCCAATGAAACCTTAATTACAGCCATTGTCCGTGGTGATCAACTCATTCCTCCCACAGGCGATACCTGCTTGAAATCTGGCGATGTGTTATATATCCTTCTACCTCATCCGCGTAGAGAACAGGTCCAGCAATTACTAGAATCAAAAGCAACATAA
- the yyaC gene encoding spore protease YyaC, with product MKTEIPKIEPAFFRVSYREPNCIPLLRDQLQQLLVYPPIYSEILFLCIGTDRSTGDALGPLVGTFLHEAKHPNILVRGTLEHPVHAKNLQDVLAEIDSAQTSPYVFAIDASLGRWQSVGDICLHKGPLQPGAGVQKKLPQVGHAHLTGIVNVGGFLEYFVLQNTRLHLVISMAHLISKAILAALPYEQPLVSEYMR from the coding sequence ATGAAGACAGAGATCCCTAAAATTGAGCCTGCCTTCTTTCGTGTATCTTATCGCGAGCCCAATTGTATCCCACTTCTACGTGACCAATTACAGCAACTACTTGTCTATCCCCCAATATATTCAGAAATACTCTTTTTATGTATTGGCACTGACCGCTCAACGGGAGATGCACTAGGACCATTAGTAGGTACTTTTTTGCACGAAGCAAAACATCCTAATATTCTTGTCCGTGGTACTCTTGAACACCCCGTCCATGCAAAAAACTTGCAGGATGTATTAGCTGAGATCGATTCAGCACAGACTTCACCTTATGTCTTTGCAATTGATGCCAGCTTAGGCCGATGGCAAAGCGTTGGTGATATCTGCTTGCATAAAGGCCCCCTACAACCAGGGGCTGGCGTTCAGAAAAAGCTGCCTCAGGTAGGTCATGCTCATTTGACTGGAATTGTTAATGTCGGAGGATTTCTTGAATATTTTGTTTTACAAAACACTCGTCTCCATCTAGTCATTAGCATGGCTCATCTTATTTCCAAGGCCATCCTAGCTGCCCTGCCCTATGAACAACCCCTCGTCTCTGAATACATGAGGTAA
- a CDS encoding bactofilin family protein yields the protein MFSKKNTGRINTVIGADMQIKGSIRGTGSIRIDGYLEGDIESKGEIVIGEKGRVTGSVHGATVSVAGNVEGDVVTTGHLHLLHKGSVIGNVSVGTIVIEQGGQLHGYCHMLKEGKENKQDEKSQEKILQGNN from the coding sequence ATGTTTAGTAAGAAAAACACAGGACGAATTAATACAGTCATCGGTGCAGATATGCAGATTAAAGGGAGTATTCGTGGTACAGGCTCAATTCGAATAGATGGGTATTTAGAGGGTGACATTGAATCTAAAGGAGAAATCGTCATTGGAGAGAAGGGGAGAGTAACAGGCTCGGTTCATGGCGCTACTGTTTCTGTAGCTGGAAATGTAGAAGGTGATGTGGTTACAACAGGGCATTTGCATCTTTTACATAAAGGTAGTGTGATAGGGAATGTAAGTGTGGGTACCATTGTGATTGAACAAGGTGGCCAACTCCATGGCTATTGTCACATGTTAAAGGAAGGTAAAGAGAATAAACAAGATGAAAAGAGCCAGGAGAAAATACTGCAGGGTAACAATTAA
- a CDS encoding M23 family metallopeptidase, which produces MKGRKFYTIMIVPHSDKETVTLRIPVFAIGVFMTLCVALLFMFVMEYHDHNRMKKENQLLVQYKEEADLLRRELTAVSSQLAQIESYALALEQIELQIREERGWDAEKVVAVNPIDKDLLTSRDLLKNRDKNMVTVASFVINDTKTDIAQLNQTLPVQQENMSLLLDQLAEDNQRISHTPSIWPAEGKVTSKFGYRKSPFSGRREFHDGLDIANRRNTPIIAAADGAVVYAQYQSGYGKQIMIKHGYGLKTSYSHLSSYAVSSGEKVKKGEVIGYMGSTGWSTGNHLHYMVYRNGVPVDPIDYLP; this is translated from the coding sequence GTGAAAGGGAGAAAGTTTTATACCATTATGATCGTTCCCCACTCAGATAAAGAAACTGTCACACTTCGTATTCCTGTCTTTGCCATCGGTGTTTTTATGACTCTTTGCGTAGCCCTGCTTTTCATGTTTGTAATGGAATATCACGACCACAATCGGATGAAGAAAGAGAATCAACTCCTAGTGCAATATAAAGAAGAAGCAGATCTTCTTCGCCGAGAATTGACAGCAGTTTCGTCACAGTTAGCACAAATCGAGTCGTATGCACTAGCGTTGGAGCAAATTGAACTACAAATTCGTGAAGAAAGAGGTTGGGATGCAGAGAAAGTAGTTGCTGTTAATCCGATTGATAAGGATTTACTTACGTCAAGGGATCTACTAAAAAATCGAGATAAAAATATGGTAACCGTCGCATCATTCGTAATCAATGATACGAAGACAGATATTGCTCAGTTAAATCAAACACTTCCAGTACAGCAAGAGAATATGTCCCTTCTACTAGATCAACTCGCAGAGGATAATCAACGAATATCTCATACGCCATCCATATGGCCGGCAGAAGGAAAGGTTACATCAAAATTTGGCTATCGTAAGAGTCCATTCTCCGGTCGGAGAGAGTTTCATGATGGTTTGGATATTGCAAACAGAAGAAACACCCCCATTATCGCTGCTGCAGACGGAGCAGTAGTTTATGCTCAATATCAATCAGGTTATGGCAAACAAATTATGATCAAGCATGGATATGGGTTAAAAACAAGCTATTCTCATTTGAGCAGCTACGCAGTTTCATCGGGAGAAAAAGTAAAAAAGGGTGAAGTCATCGGCTATATGGGTTCGACAGGATGGAGTACAGGAAATCACCTACATTATATGGTCTATAGAAATGGTGTCCCGGTGGATCCCATAGATTACTTGCCATGA
- a CDS encoding ParA family protein: MGKVIAIANQKGGVGKTTTAVNLSASLAFFGKRTLLIDSDPQGNSTSGLGIEKADIPACIYNILIDEINPLEAIFPTNVENLSIIPATIQLAGAEIELVSTISREVRLKRALEKLRPNYDYIIIDCPPSLGLLTINALTASDSVLIPIQCEYYALEGLSQLLNTVRLVQKHLNRDLFIEGVLLTMFDARTNLGIQVIQEVKKYFQDKVYETIIPRNVRLSEAPSRGESIITYDPKSRGAEVYLELAKEVIANE; the protein is encoded by the coding sequence ATGGGGAAAGTGATAGCCATTGCCAACCAGAAGGGTGGGGTAGGCAAAACTACAACTGCCGTTAATTTGAGTGCCAGTTTGGCCTTTTTTGGCAAGAGGACCTTATTGATCGATAGCGATCCGCAGGGTAATTCCACCAGTGGACTAGGAATTGAAAAAGCAGATATTCCAGCATGCATCTATAATATTTTAATTGATGAAATCAATCCACTTGAGGCGATTTTCCCAACTAATGTAGAAAATTTATCAATAATACCTGCCACTATTCAGCTTGCTGGTGCAGAGATTGAATTGGTCTCAACCATTTCAAGAGAAGTTCGCTTAAAACGAGCTCTTGAAAAGTTAAGACCTAATTACGATTATATTATTATCGATTGTCCACCTTCTTTAGGTTTATTAACAATCAATGCATTAACGGCCTCAGATTCGGTCTTAATCCCCATCCAATGCGAATATTATGCTTTAGAAGGGTTAAGTCAATTGCTAAATACAGTTCGTTTGGTGCAGAAACATCTTAATCGTGATCTATTCATCGAGGGTGTTTTACTCACGATGTTTGATGCACGCACCAATTTAGGAATTCAAGTGATTCAGGAAGTGAAGAAGTATTTTCAAGACAAGGTCTATGAAACGATTATCCCTCGCAATGTACGTTTAAGCGAAGCTCCAAGCAGGGGGGAATCGATTATTACCTACGATCCAAAATCACGTGGCGCAGAAGTCTATTTAGAATTAGCAAAGGAAGTGATTGCCAATGAGTAA